A section of the Pleuronectes platessa chromosome 7, fPlePla1.1, whole genome shotgun sequence genome encodes:
- the LOC128444573 gene encoding gastricsin, giving the protein MKCLVAVLVCAVLAEGVVKIPLQKHKSMREALREKGIELPYQDPALKYQANEFAGSANMYINNYADTTYYGAISIGTPPQSFQVLFDTGSANLWVDSIYCSTQACNAHTKFDPRQSSTYSAKGQTFYLPYGAGSLYGTFGYDTVNVGGIVIKNQEIGLSTNEPGQNFVVAKFDGILGLSYPYISAGGETPVMDNMISQNLLGANIFAFYLSREGQQGSVLSFGEVDNSLYQGQISWTPVTSETYWQIGVQGFEINGQETGWCSRGCQSIVDTGTSSLTAPGQLLPYIMQAIGAQQSQYGEYMVDCSQINNLPTLSFVISGVAFQLPPSAYIIQNGYQSCSVGITPTYLPSRDGEPLWIFGDVFLREYYSVYDRTNNRVGFASAA; this is encoded by the exons ATGAAGTGTCTTGTTGCTGTTCTGGTCTGCGCCGTGCTTGCAGAGGGAGTCGTCAA GATCCCTCTGCAGAAGCACAAGTCGATGCGCGAGGCCCTGAGAGAGAAAGGCATCGAGCTGCCGTACCAGGACCCGGCTCTCAAGTACCAGGCCAATGAGTTTGCTGGCTCGGCCAACATGTACATCAACAACTACGCTGAT ACCACCTACTACGGAGCGATCAGCATTGGAACACCCCCTCAGTCCTTCCAGGTGCTGTTTGACACCGGCTCTGCCAACCTGTGGGTTGACTCCATCTACTGCAGCACTCAGGCCTGCA ACGCACACACCAAGTTTGACCCCCGGCAGTCGTCCACCTACTCTGCCAAGGGTCAGACCTTCTACCTGCCCTATGGAGCTGGAAGCCTGTACGGAACATTTGGATACGACACTGTCAAT GTTGGCGGGATTGTGATCAAGAACCAGGAAATTGGTCTGAGCACAAACGAGCCTGGCCAGAACTTCGTGGTGGCCAAGTTTGACGGCATCCTCGGCCTGTCCTACCCCTACATCTCCGCCGGAGGAGAGACCCCCGTCATGGACAACATGATTTCTCAGAACCTGCTGGGTGCCAACATATTCGCTTTCTACCTGTCCAG GGAAGGACAGCAGGGCAGTGTCCTCTCTTTCGGAGAAGTGGACAACAGCCTGTACCAGGGCCAGATCTCCTGGACCCCAGTGACCTCGGAGACCTACTGGCAGATCGGTGTTCAAGG ATTTGAGATCAACGGTCAAGAGACAGGCTGGTGCTCTCGGGGCTGCCAGTCCATTGTCGACACTGGAACCTCCTCGCTGACAGCTCCAGGCCAACTCCTGCCTTACATCATGCAGGCCATCGGGGCCCAACAAAGCCAGTATGGCGAG TACATGGTGGACTGCAGCCAGATCAACAACCTGCCGACTCTGAGCTTTGTTATCAGCGGTGTTGCCTTCCAACTTCCTCCTTCTGCTTACATCATCCAG AATGGATACCAGTCCTGTTCAGTGGGCATCACCCCCACCTACCTGCCCTCTCGTGATGGCGAGCCCTTGTGGATCTTTGGAGACGTGTTCCTCAGAGAGTACTACTCCGTCTATGACCGCACCAACAACCGTGTCGGCTTTGCTTCAGCTGCCTAA